ACGACTCAACATTGGAGATGTCCTAAGCCGAGAGTTTTATGTGGACTATGCCGAGGTTGTCCGTTTTGTCGTGTTTTTTTCTTGGGCACTCAAACATGCCTAAGCCGAGCACCCATGAAATTACGCTTGGCATAGATCATCTATAGCCAGATGCTCTGAATCTGTCTCAAATGCCCAGGCGAGCGGACCGGTCGCTGATACCCGGGCGCCTTAAATCATCCCCAAACGCCAGGGCCGTCCGACACCCCTCATATACAACCCAAATGTAAGGCGGATATGGGGTGGCCCGAGGACGTCCGGACACGTTCGCTTGACAAGCCCGGCCCACCACTGACCCCACGGTTGTCCCACAAAAACCCCCATTCGGCTCCGCGTTTAGAACCCTAACTcactcactctcctctctctcgctcCGTCCTCTCCTCTCCCGCACTGATTCCGATCCAGTCCGGTACAATGTCGAGCTCCGGCAGCCACTCCGGCTCTGACCTCGACGTCGACAAGGAGCCACATTGCCTTGGAGCGTTCCAAGGTGGACATAAAGGGCAGCTCAGGATCTCCAGCACGAGGCGAAGGAGGCATCGACAAGGCGCCTCGGCTCGCGAAGCTGAAGCGACAAAAGGACAGGGCCATCCGCCGGATGAAGGGGTTGATCGTACTCTCCGACTCTGACTCCGACGAGGCGATCACCACAGCTCCACCTCCTACTCCCACGACCAAGATCCTCCACCAGTCGCAGACGCCTACAGCTACACCGGTGACCGGAAGGGGAACGGCCCGGCGAGAACATGGTAAAGACGCTCCTCCTCATATGGTTTTAGCCTTTTTAGTTGTTGAAGTTGATAACTTGTCCGCCGATGAACTCCGATGATCTTTTGAATGATGTACAGTTCGTTTATGTGCATTTGCTTGTCCGTTTGATGCAGATTTTATTGTGCGTTGTTTGATTACGTAGAGTTGCTCTTACGTTGCATGCTTAGTATGGATATAGGATGCCCGATATAAGGTACGCGGATGTGGAGATGGAAATTTAAGGCGTAACCGGTCAGTGAATGTGGATACGTCCGCGGGCGTTTGATGGGCCGGATTTGCAGATTACGGCTGTAGTTGCTCTTACAGCCAAATAACAACTTATGATTATTTTTTTGTGTGAGCGTGGCTAACTGAATTTCGTGTGGCCGAGCAGAcacaagagaggaggaagaagaacaccacAGGGAATTTTTGGTTTTACTGTAAATTTTTACGAGGTATGTTCTGCTGTAGACTGGATGGTATCGCAAAACAAGCTTATAGTTTCTCTTATAATGCTTTACAGTACCGTGATATAAGGGATGATATTATGCTCGGCTTACAATCAAACGCTAGGCAACTTATGATTTTCATATAAGTGTGCGAGCGTATAAATGTTAATTTACTACTTAGTACTTTATCTCTTAAAAATCAGAAGtttgaaaaagtctacaacatatttaagCAGACGTAGAAAGTTGTGGTAATGGACCCTTTTTTCTACCATGCGTGCGAGGCGACGACGAACTCGCCCAGTAGTGCAGGGCACCGCGTCAACGTATACTTACTATACTGTACGAACGCAGAATTGTCTTCTCTTGTCTGTCGCCTACACCGATGCCGTGGCAAGGCATTCTAACCTGTCATTGTCTTCTCTTTATATCTTTCCGCCCCCTTCTTCCAAGCTCCAATCACACAACCCATCCATATGCCTCACCACTTAATCATGTTGAGTTTTGTCTAAGCTTCTTGAGGCCAACGAGGCAAGGTGTCCGAGAAGAGAAACTATGCTGTTGGCTCTTGTTGTGCTCATACTGCTGAGCCGCGACGGGGAAGTGGCCTCGTCGTTGGACGACGGCCAGTTCGCCTACCAAGGTTTCGGCGGCGCAAACCTCACGCTGGACGGCATGGCCACGGTCATGCCCAACGGCCTCCTCGCGCTCACCAACTCCACGCAGCAGACGAAAGCCCACGCGTTCCACCCTACCCCACTCCACTTCCTCCACAAGCCGACGCCGGCGACGAACGCCACCACCGTGCCGTGCTCCTTCTCCACCTCCTTTGTGTTCGCCATCGTGTCAAGATACGACGGTGTGAGCGACCACGGGCTCGCCTTTGTCGTCGCCCCGACCACGAATTTCGCGGCAGCAAACGGCGGGCAGTACCTGGGTCTCCTCAACGCGACCAACGGCACCGCAAGCGACCCCATCTTGGCGGTGGAGCTGGACACCATCCTGAGCCCCGAGTTCCACGACATCAACAGCAACCACGTCGGCATCGACGTCAATAGCCTCATCTCGCAACAGGCCCAGCCGGCTGGCTACGACGACGATCACCACGGCGGCGCCTTCCGAGACTTGAAGCTAGATAGCGGCAAGCCCATGCAGGTGTGGGTGGACTACGACGGCCAGTCCAAGCAACTCAAGGTGACTTTGGCTCCCGTGCAAGTGCCCAAGCCCAGGAATCCTCTGCTCTCCCAAGCCGTCGATCTCTCCACGCTCATGGCGGATGCGATGTACGTCGGCTTCTCGACGTCGATATACGCCGGCTTCTCGTCGTCGTCGGGAGTTGTCTTGGCACACCACTACGTGCTCGGATGGAGCTTCAGCTTGGACGGACCTGCCCCGCCGCTTGATTTGTCCAAGCTTCCTGCCTTGCCACGCGTGGGCGCGAAGCCTCGGTCCAAGGTCCTGGATGTTGTGTTGCCGCTCGCCACCGCGTTGCTCGTTGCAGCGGTGCTAGCTGTGGTCTTCTTCTTTGTGTGGCGTCGGCGCCGGTTTGCCGAGGTGCGCGAAGATTGGGAAGACGAGTTTGGTCCCCATCGTTTTGCATACAAGGACCTGCATCGTGCCACGGATGGGTTCATGGAGCGGAATTTACTTGGTGTCGGAGGATTTGGCAGAGTATATAAAGGGGTGCTTTCTGCATCCAATTCGGAGATCGCAGTGAAGAGGGTGTCACATGATTCAAGGCAAGGAATACGAGAGTTCATAGCCGAGGTGGTGAGCATTGGCCGTCTCCGACACCGGAATCTTGCACAGTTGCTGGGCTACTGCCGGCGCAAGGACCAGCTTCTTTTGGTTTATGACTACATGCCAAATGGTAGTCTTGACAAGTATTTGCACCATCCACATATGCCCGCAATATTTTGGCCCGAAAGGTACTGGATCATCAAAGGTGTTGCATCAGGCCTATTGTATCTTCACGAGGACTGGAAAAAAATCGTGATTCACAGAGATATAAAAGCAAGCAATGTGCTCTTAGACGAACAGATGAATGGACGCCTGGGAGATTTTGGCCTAGCAAAATTATATGACCATGGAACTGATGCTCAAACAACCCATGTTGTTGGCACCAGGGGATACCTCGCACCAGAGCTTGTGCGCACCGGGAAGGCAACGCCCTTAACCGATGTATTCGCATTCGGTATGTTTCTTCTAGAGGTTGCATGTGGATGAAGGCCAATCCAGCATGACGAGCATAACAACACCGTGGTGTTGGTTGATTCGGTGCGTGAGCGCTACCGCAATGGATCAATCCTCGAGGTGGTGGATCCGCGACTAACAGGAAAGTTTGACACGGAGGAGATTACCCTGATACTGCAACTTGGGTTGTTGTGCTCACACCCATTACCTAATGAAAGACCTAGCATGCGGAAGGTCATGCAATATCTAGACTGTGGTAAATGCATCCCGGACTTGTCGTCGACTTTGGCACTAATGCAGACAGAAGGCTCCGATTTGCACGTCATGTCGTTCTCTCCTGAGACTAGCATTGGCGTCGTGTCTTGTGGTTCTTCAGCAACGGTTCTAGCTGAGGGTAGATGAAGTTGTTCATTGTGTATTCAACTTCTTTTTATGGTTTGATTCTGAAAATACTTATCTTGGATGTCTTATAATAAATTTGTGATCATAGCTCGAGGTTGGTTCTTTTCTTTTTGTGTCTCACTATGAGTTAGTCGAGTGAGCAAATATTATTTCTGATATTTCTTTTTGAGTATGTATTGTTTTCAGGGTGCAGCTATGTGTCGCTTTGTACGAGACAGTAACTCGGCGCGCCTATAGGGAACCAGTAGTGGGCTGGCCCAGTAACCATGTGGGTTTGTCATGTTCAAATCACAcacctattttttcttttcttttttctctttttatatTCTGAAAAATACTAAATACATATAATAAGAAAAAGAAATTTAGTTCATACCCTATGTCCTGCTGGTTTTGTTATTCATGAAATTGCGACCAAGAGTTTGTCTATctgatgatagatgatgatgaggaccctaggcctccctttatataggcagtagaggtctagggtttacatggcgGTAGATGCAGTCTAGGGCCTCGCCGCCCTTTAGTCTTGGAGGGCATGAAGGTCGTCACCGCCGCCTAGGGCTTACTTGGGCCAAGTGGGCCCCTTGTAGATGATGAGGCCGGGCTCCTTTATGTGAGCCACCCCTGGTATAGGGCCCCGTCACAACTCCCGATCCCTTCCTGTTGTGTATATATTGTGGCATGTATAGATTGTTTCTTGTACATTAAGCCCACCTTCTATTTCCTTATATAGATTTAGATAGAGGCCCAcattgtacatcatatatacatgcatattgcaccgatcaatacatcatGCATTACCACAATTGTCTACATGGTATCAATTGTCGAAATCTAACGCTAGCTTTTGCTCCCTCGTGACGCCACCGCACCCTCTTGCAGCCGCCGCCGCACCTTCTTCTCCATGCCGCTGCCTCACCCTCCTGCCACCGCCGCGTCCTTCCCCACTCCCCCGAGCCGCCGCTGCCCTCCATCAGCCGCGCCCCCTTCCTCTTCTCCTACCACCCAAAACCCTAGCCACCCCTAGTCGCCACCATGTCATCCCACTCCTCCCTCTCTGGTACTAGTAACCCATTCGCCGGCCCCCGATCCCACCGAAATCCGCAACATGAACATCTACGAGCGTGTTCATGTGCGTATCGACCAACACGACTCCATGTACTACGCATGGAAGACCTACTTCTTCCTCGTGTTTCAGGAGTACAATCTCCTGGATCATGTCGATAGCTCCGTCGACTCGCGTGCCATGTGCGGTGACCCGGAGTGGACCCCCGTCGACACCACACTCATGCGGTGATTTTATCTCACCATCTCGATGGACCTGTTTCAAACGGTCGTGAGTGATGGTGATGATGCGCACGTCATGTGGGTCAATCTCAGTGGACACTTCACCGACATCGTCTCCAACGTCACGTTTTTCTGTAGTAGGATTTTTTTGGGTGTCATCAAGATGATACATCCATTGATGACTACTACCGAcgcctgatatgtctccgtcgcatctacttttccaaatacttttgctttcgttttggactttaatttgcatgatttgaaaggaactaacctggactgatgctgttttcagcagaactatcatggtgttgtttttgtgcagaaataaaagttctcggaattgaacGAATTTTTTTGAAGATTCTttatgaaatatataaaaaataccggagcGAAGATCCCCCGGAGGGGGCCACCATTTgcccacaaggcaacagggcgcgacCACCCCCTAGGCACACCATTTtaccttgtggggcccatgtggctCCTCCGACCCTAATCTCAAGCCTATACATTCATTTTCACCaaggaaaaaaataagagaagaagtttcatcgcgttttatgatacggagccgccgccacctccagttcttcatcgggagggctgacgtggagtccgttcggggctccggagagggggattcgtcgccatcatcatcaccaacccttcttcatcgccaatttcatgatgctcaccaccaggagtgagtaattccttcgtaggtttgctggacgatgatggagttggatgtgatttatcatgtaatcgggtcaatttgttagggcttgatccctagtatccactatgttccgagattgatgttgctatgactttcctatgcttactgcttgtcattagggcccgagtgccatgattttagatctgaaccctctatgtttacatgaatatatttgagttcttgatcctatctgctagttatatgcacttgttattgttctgaTTCGTAGACAccaaagtgacaatagttgggatactCTCCAGGGATGACTGTAAttcaaggagttcatgtatttaccatgtgttaatgctttgttctggttctctattaaaagggggccttaatatcccttaatttccatatggaccccgctgccatgggagtgTAGGACGCAAGTTCTTAtaataagcatgtatgactatatacgaaatacatgcctacattacattgatgaattggagctattgtgtattgCTCTAGGTTGTGACCTTTACATGGTGACTGTCATCCAACTCAataatccatcactgatccaatgcataTGCTTTTCATATATTCATATTTGCCAAGTTACTTTCGTTGTTGctcttgttacaatcactacaaaactgctactactaCTGTTACCGTTACGGTTTCTACTGTTACTACTGCtgtcaaactatcatactactgtgcaaCTGAACAGTTTGCTacagatatttagttctccaggtgtggttgaattgacacctcaactgctaatacttgcaaatattctttggctctccttgtgccGAATCAAGAAATTTGGGTGacatactaccctcgaagactatcgcgattccctatacttgtgggttatcaaggcatttttctggcgccgttgcgaggagcatagctctatttgctgagtcacttggCAATTATATTTGTTGataactatgaagaatctgaaagatactagaaccaagatcgttccctctaagacaagtggaggtaaggaactgtcatctagctccgcacttgactCACCTTCTATTtttagtaaacttgcgacaccaccttaagttgtttcctttgtCATAAGTCAAAGGAATGGTGCACTGTTCATGGAATGCAAGGAAGGAATGTTAGGCTACTGTAGGTACCCTAACATCCCATGATAAGTCAGAGGATCTTGTTCTAGTGTATCTATGCGAAGGCCCAGCAATCGTGAGTCGTGGTTAATTGGACTATGTAATCTTTGAGTAATAGAGTTTTGGCTTCCCTAAAAAAAAATTGGACCACTGTTGATGATTGTTGGTGTTTGTAAATTGCACGGGTCTcatgcaattttttttaaattgcacgGGTCACTAACGAGATTGAGGTTTGCctcaaaaattataagaaaattaAAGAGATTGAGGTCCAACTCCTTTCCTTGCGCGGGGGCTGACCACACAGCTCTCTCATtcttctcactagtagaaaaagggtctaatgtgaagcacattagtcccggtttgtaactgaaccggcactaatgtgatcattagtgccggttccgACGGCTAGGCGGGCGacactcattagtaccggttcgtggtgaaccattagtatcggttcgtgccacgaaccggtactaaagacgtGGTTGCAGGCTTGTGTTAGGCTGGggccccaccagcacctttagtaccggttcatgccacgaaccgggactagagatgaacctttagtcccggttcgtataaccaaccgatactaaaggtcacACTATATATAGTGCTTCATCCAGCCCGAGCCGAAGCGCTCTGTTTTTCCCCTCCTCTTTGTTTTCTTCCCCTCTTGATCGAGCTCACCTTCATTTCTGCCAAAATTTGTCcaagatttgaaggcaccccatccatccaagtgatctcaaaggttagcaactttgtcctttcatctctcattcctagattagctcttgcaatgctctataagtatattgatttgtgggttttattttgggaggaattatatgcggtagtatttgatttatatgcaatttgaggtcaaaataactcttagtttgcatatgtaggtgtggtttacttagtgccttcccgtctccgtcctaatcaccgtcgatcgcccgcactgtcccgtcgccggcaccaccttgtgatgagcctcttgttcttatattttttatataaaaaaacatgaaagaaaaattgaaaa
This region of Triticum aestivum cultivar Chinese Spring chromosome 2D, IWGSC CS RefSeq v2.1, whole genome shotgun sequence genomic DNA includes:
- the LOC123048849 gene encoding L-type lectin-domain containing receptor kinase SIT2, which gives rise to MLLALVVLILLSRDGEVASSLDDGQFAYQGFGGANLTLDGMATVMPNGLLALTNSTQQTKAHAFHPTPLHFLHKPTPATNATTVPCSFSTSFVFAIVSRYDGVSDHGLAFVVAPTTNFAAANGGQYLGLLNATNGTASDPILAVELDTILSPEFHDINSNHVGIDVNSLISQQAQPAGYDDDHHGGAFRDLKLDSGKPMQVWVDYDGQSKQLKVTLAPVQVPKPRNPLLSQAVDLSTLMADAMYVGFSTSIYAGFSSSSGVVLAHHYVLGWSFSLDGPAPPLDLSKLPALPRVGAKPRSKVLDVVLPLATALLVAAVLAVVFFFVWRRRRFAEVREDWEDEFGPHRFAYKDLHRATDGFMERNLLGVGGFGRVYKGVLSASNSEIAVKRVSHDSRQGIREFIAEVVSIGRLRHRNLAQLLGYCRRKDQLLLVYDYMPNGSLDKYLHHPHMPAIFWPERYWIIKGVASGLLYLHEDWKKIVIHRDIKASNVLLDEQMNGRLGDFGLAKLYDHGTDAQTTHVVGTRGYLAPELVRTGKATPLTDVFAFGMFLLEVACG